A stretch of the Parabacteroides timonensis genome encodes the following:
- the rpsT gene encoding 30S ribosomal protein S20, producing MANHKSSIKRIRQTNARRLQNRYHAKTARNAMRVLRATEDKNEAQALLPKVCSMLDKLAKKNVIHKNKAGNLKSKLTKHVNKLA from the coding sequence ATGGCAAATCACAAGTCATCAATCAAAAGGATCAGACAGACTAACGCAAGACGTTTGCAGAATAGATATCATGCTAAAACAGCTAGAAATGCAATGCGTGTACTGCGTGCAACTGAAGACAAGAACGAAGCTCAGGCTCTGTTACCTAAGGTGTGCTCTATGTTGGATAAGCTTGCTAAGAAAAACGTTATTCACAAGAATAAGGCTGGCAACTTGAAATCCAAACTGACAAAGCACGTTAACAAGCTTGCATAA